The sequence CGTTGCAGCGGACGAACCGCGCAGTCTTCACGAAGTTCCAGTACCTTTTCCGGTACTGACGCGCCGGGTGCGCACGTCGGTCCGGATGGATGACACTGCGCCAGCCTCGGCGCCGGCAGGAGTGAGGGTCAGGTCATGACGATTCGGACGATAGCGATTCTGGTAAGCGTTCTCGTGCTTGGAGTTGGTCTCCTCGTGGCGGCGCAGGAGGAAGGGGGCAGACCGCAGCTCGATCGGCTGACCCTGCCGCCGGGCTTCTCTATCGACGTGTACGCCGCGGACGTGCCGAACGCGCGGCAGATGGCGCTGAGTCCGAACGGCACGCTGTTCGTCAGCACGCGCCGGGCGGGAAACGTCTATGCGGTGCTGGATGACGACGGCGATCAGACGGCCGACCGCGTGCTGACCCTCGCCTCCGGCCTCAACATGCCGAACGGCGTCGCCTTCCGTGACGGCGCGCTATACGTGGCGGAGGTGAACCGGGTCTGGCGCTACGACGACATCGAGGCGAACCTCGAGTCGCCGCCCGAACCCGTGATCGTCAACGACTCGTTCCCTTCCGATCGAGCCCACGGCTGGAAGTTCATCGCGTTCGGCCCGGACGACCGTCTCTACGTGCCCGTCGGCGCGCCGTGCAACGTGTGCGACCACGAGGCGGAGACGCCCATCTACTCGACCATCACCAGCATGAACCCGGACGGGAGCGACCTGCAGATTTACGCGCACGGCATCCGGAACTCGGTCGGTTTCTCGTGGCATCCGGAGACCGATGAGCTCTGGTTCACGAACAACGGCCGCGACCGCCTGGGCGATACCCAGCCCGCCGACACGCTGCACCACGCCCCGGAGCCGGGCCTCCACTTCGGTTTCCCGTTCTGCCACCAGGGGGACATCCAGGATCCCGAGTTCAATACGCGCCCGTGCAGCGAGTTCCGCCCGCCGGCGCGGAAGCTGGGTCCCCACGTCGCCGCACTCGGGATGCGGTTCTACACCGGCGGCATGTTCCCGTCGGAGTACCGCAACCAGATCTTCATCGCGGAGCACGGCTCCTGGAACCGGTCGGCGGAGGCGGGCCACATCGGCTACCGGATTACCGTCGCCACCCTCGACGGCGACCGGGTGACCGACTATTCCATCTTCGCCGAGGGCTGG is a genomic window of Acidobacteriota bacterium containing:
- a CDS encoding sorbosone dehydrogenase family protein; protein product: MTIRTIAILVSVLVLGVGLLVAAQEEGGRPQLDRLTLPPGFSIDVYAADVPNARQMALSPNGTLFVSTRRAGNVYAVLDDDGDQTADRVLTLASGLNMPNGVAFRDGALYVAEVNRVWRYDDIEANLESPPEPVIVNDSFPSDRAHGWKFIAFGPDDRLYVPVGAPCNVCDHEAETPIYSTITSMNPDGSDLQIYAHGIRNSVGFSWHPETDELWFTNNGRDRLGDTQPADTLHHAPEPGLHFGFPFCHQGDIQDPEFNTRPCSEFRPPARKLGPHVAALGMRFYTGGMFPSEYRNQIFIAEHGSWNRSAEAGHIGYRITVATLDGDRVTDYSIFAEGWLDTAINDSWGRPVDVQVMPDGALLITDDQVGAIYRITYDG